Proteins encoded in a region of the Paenibacillus sp. E222 genome:
- a CDS encoding AraC family transcriptional regulator yields MTNIFYVEYDAAHNSNFVFDIPEGHNCWLLVITQTPAQFWVDGKLKDYPPHCAVFFEPHQKVYYRACGEQYINDWIRFESDEPYVTETSLPFGKPFPLDDPEYCHMLFQLLVIENSFKKDYRESSIDCLLRTLFNKLLESYFQEKISPQHYNLLKLRAAVHNNPSHPWTISEMAKIISISPGYLQFIYKKLFGLSCMDDVIHSRIRLAKEYLRHNLYTVSEIADRCGYRNVEHFCRQFKQVTGSTPKRFHKRIVDLPVGTADFDGVNP; encoded by the coding sequence ATGACAAACATTTTTTACGTTGAGTATGACGCTGCACATAACAGCAATTTTGTTTTTGATATTCCCGAAGGGCACAACTGCTGGCTTTTGGTTATTACACAGACTCCTGCTCAGTTCTGGGTAGATGGAAAACTGAAGGATTACCCTCCCCATTGTGCCGTTTTTTTTGAACCGCATCAAAAAGTGTATTATCGGGCTTGTGGAGAGCAATATATTAATGATTGGATTCGTTTTGAAAGCGATGAGCCTTACGTGACCGAAACCTCGCTTCCATTTGGCAAACCTTTTCCTTTGGATGACCCCGAATATTGCCACATGCTATTCCAACTGCTTGTCATAGAGAATTCATTCAAAAAAGATTACAGGGAATCATCCATAGATTGTCTGCTCCGGACCCTGTTCAATAAACTGCTTGAGTCTTACTTTCAAGAAAAGATTAGTCCTCAACACTATAATCTTTTAAAACTTCGGGCGGCCGTCCACAATAATCCCAGCCACCCTTGGACCATATCGGAAATGGCTAAAATCATTAGCATCAGTCCGGGATACCTGCAATTCATTTACAAGAAATTGTTTGGCCTCTCGTGTATGGATGATGTTATTCATAGTCGAATTCGCTTAGCCAAAGAATACCTTCGACATAACCTCTACACGGTTTCAGAGATTGCAGACCGCTGCGGTTACCGTAATGTAGAGCATTTTTGCAGGCAGTTCAAACAAGTGACTGGTTCGACACCAAAGAGATTTCACAAACGGATCGTCGACTTGCCTGTTGGCACAGCCGATTTCGATGGGGTCAACCCTTGA
- a CDS encoding sugar ABC transporter substrate-binding protein, whose protein sequence is MRRFSAILFIGILMTALTACGGNGNQAEENPGGSSNPGGQEISGDLTIFGWGGGEELQSRKEATKIFKKLYPKVKVHEVWLPADNIDVKLDAALAAGNAGDVIMMSPDWKGLRSKWFEDLNPYIEKDQLDLEALFTQGVDGGYVDPDGTRKGMPTTASDFMIAYNKDIFDKAGIPYPTNDWTWDDFSATAKQISSGEGVNRVYGIVSHWILQSFAPFIYGGMPYNEDWTKQTLDDPNTLKGYQLFGDLVNAKAMPDDAAAKSMPMDQMFAAGKAAMYPLGVFEASTISKNIGSNFKWGIVMPPKDPSGKTVNIKFQTGFAMNKDSKNKEAAWAYIKTVSLNKEVGELYSKVNLPAAKESAESTFANLKIEGTDISMVDFVTGLQDAITFPWGGSIAKAGDLYKQTWQQVTVQGKSAEEAAKAYTSQIQAALDSIHQNK, encoded by the coding sequence ATGAGAAGATTTTCAGCCATTCTATTCATCGGGATATTAATGACAGCGCTCACAGCTTGCGGAGGAAACGGTAATCAGGCGGAGGAAAACCCTGGGGGCAGTTCTAATCCGGGTGGGCAGGAAATTTCCGGCGACCTTACCATTTTCGGGTGGGGCGGCGGTGAGGAGCTCCAGTCCCGGAAGGAAGCAACTAAAATTTTCAAGAAACTCTATCCAAAAGTGAAGGTGCATGAAGTTTGGCTCCCGGCAGATAACATCGATGTTAAGTTGGATGCAGCTCTCGCTGCGGGAAATGCTGGTGATGTGATTATGATGTCCCCGGACTGGAAAGGGCTAAGGTCTAAATGGTTCGAAGATTTAAACCCTTATATTGAAAAGGATCAATTAGACCTGGAAGCTTTGTTTACGCAGGGAGTTGACGGAGGATATGTTGATCCGGACGGTACACGCAAAGGTATGCCGACAACAGCCTCGGATTTTATGATTGCGTACAATAAAGACATCTTTGACAAGGCGGGGATCCCTTATCCAACAAATGACTGGACTTGGGATGATTTTTCGGCAACAGCCAAACAGATCTCGTCGGGTGAAGGAGTAAACCGGGTCTACGGTATTGTGTCCCACTGGATTTTGCAAAGCTTTGCTCCATTTATATACGGAGGGATGCCATATAACGAGGATTGGACCAAACAGACTTTGGATGATCCCAATACGCTTAAGGGGTACCAATTGTTTGGCGACCTGGTGAACGCAAAAGCAATGCCGGATGATGCTGCTGCCAAGAGCATGCCCATGGATCAAATGTTCGCTGCAGGCAAGGCTGCGATGTATCCGCTAGGTGTGTTTGAAGCTTCGACGATTTCCAAAAATATTGGATCAAATTTCAAATGGGGAATTGTGATGCCTCCAAAAGATCCGTCCGGAAAGACAGTCAACATTAAATTTCAGACCGGCTTCGCCATGAATAAAGATTCTAAAAATAAAGAAGCGGCTTGGGCTTATATAAAAACAGTATCCCTGAATAAAGAGGTAGGCGAATTGTACAGCAAGGTAAATCTTCCTGCGGCGAAAGAATCGGCTGAAAGTACGTTTGCCAACTTGAAAATTGAAGGTACAGATATCTCCATGGTGGATTTTGTAACTGGACTGCAGGATGCCATAACTTTCCCTTGGGGAGGCTCCATTGCTAAGGCAGGGGATCTTTACAAGCAGACCTGGCAGCAGGTCACCGTTCAGGGGAAATCGGCTGAGGAAGCCGCTAAAGCCTATACCTCACAAATTCAGGCCGCTCTTGACTCGATCCATCAAAACAAATAA
- the gucD gene encoding alpha-ketoglutaric semialdehyde dehydrogenase GucD, which yields MTTFQVEQTYSNYINGEWVKATTGETEPSINPANRKEVVGYVPTSGVEDLNQAVAAAKAAAKDWRRLTGAERGNYLFQAANVLERRADEVAEAMTREMGKTLPEAKGETMRGVAILRYYAGEGMRKTGDVIPSTDSEALMFTTRVPLGVVGVIAPWNFPVAIPIWKTAPALIYGNTVVLKPAQETAVTAAKIMECFEEAGIPAGVLNLVCGRGSVIGNALAEHPDVGGITFTGSNEVGKRVGAAALARGAKYQLEMGGKNPIIIAADADLDLAVEATISGGLKSTGQKCTATSKVIIERKIYDAFKEKLLSQIQEIRLGDGMASGSWMGPCANEGQLNTVLSYIQKGQDEGAVLLAGGKRPDDPGLAEGFYVQPTVFEGVESHMSIAREEIFGPVLALMPVDSLEEAIEVANDTDYGLSASIYTQNVGAMLSFIRDMDAGLVRINAETAGVELQAPFGGMKMSSSHSREQGQAAIEFFTAIKTVFVKS from the coding sequence ATGACCACATTTCAGGTAGAGCAGACATACAGCAATTACATTAACGGAGAATGGGTGAAGGCCACAACCGGTGAGACCGAACCGAGTATTAATCCGGCGAATCGGAAGGAGGTAGTCGGCTACGTCCCCACTTCCGGCGTAGAGGATCTGAACCAGGCTGTTGCAGCGGCGAAGGCAGCAGCCAAGGATTGGCGGAGGTTAACCGGTGCGGAGCGTGGTAACTATCTATTTCAGGCCGCAAACGTCCTGGAACGCCGGGCCGATGAGGTTGCGGAAGCGATGACCAGGGAAATGGGCAAAACCCTTCCTGAAGCCAAAGGAGAGACGATGCGCGGTGTCGCGATCTTAAGGTATTACGCAGGAGAAGGCATGCGCAAAACAGGCGATGTTATTCCTTCGACGGACAGCGAAGCGCTGATGTTTACGACCCGCGTCCCGCTTGGTGTTGTGGGCGTTATTGCTCCGTGGAATTTTCCTGTAGCGATTCCGATTTGGAAGACGGCTCCGGCCTTGATTTACGGCAATACCGTTGTGTTAAAACCGGCACAGGAAACGGCAGTTACTGCGGCTAAAATAATGGAATGTTTTGAAGAGGCGGGTATTCCGGCAGGCGTTCTTAATCTGGTATGTGGCAGAGGCTCGGTGATCGGAAATGCGCTTGCAGAGCATCCGGATGTGGGCGGAATTACATTCACGGGTTCCAATGAAGTGGGAAAGCGCGTCGGCGCAGCAGCACTGGCACGAGGGGCCAAGTATCAACTTGAAATGGGTGGGAAGAACCCGATTATCATCGCGGCAGACGCTGATCTGGATTTGGCTGTTGAGGCCACCATCAGCGGTGGCTTGAAATCGACTGGTCAAAAATGCACGGCCACCAGCAAGGTCATTATTGAACGAAAAATATATGACGCCTTTAAAGAAAAGCTCCTCTCGCAAATTCAGGAAATCCGACTGGGTGATGGCATGGCTTCCGGCAGCTGGATGGGTCCATGTGCAAACGAAGGACAGCTCAACACCGTGCTGAGCTATATTCAAAAAGGACAGGACGAAGGTGCCGTTCTGCTGGCAGGTGGAAAAAGACCGGACGACCCGGGGCTTGCAGAGGGATTTTATGTCCAGCCGACCGTATTTGAAGGTGTCGAATCGCACATGTCCATCGCCCGGGAAGAAATCTTCGGCCCGGTACTTGCTTTAATGCCAGTGGATTCCCTGGAAGAAGCTATAGAGGTGGCTAATGACACCGATTATGGTTTAAGTGCTTCCATTTATACTCAAAATGTTGGAGCTATGCTGTCTTTCATCCGGGATATGGATGCAGGATTGGTCAGAATCAATGCGGAAACGGCTGGCGTAGAGCTGCAGGCTCCGTTCGGTGGAATGAAGATGTCTAGCTCGCATTCCAGGGAACAGGGCCAAGCGGCTATCGAGTTTTTCACCGCCATCAAAACCGTCTTCGTGAAGTCATAA
- a CDS encoding carbohydrate ABC transporter permease — protein MEAYYKSKRTSDRIRVSLSYIILTIVAVVFIFPFIWMLSTAFKIPSEAYTLPPKIIPGTFTWDNFIQGWQYADFTRYTWNTLIVTGLATFGTVLSASFVAFGFARFKSRYSGLLFTVVLATMMLPSQVTLIPTYLLFTKLGWLDTLMPLIIPSFFGGGAFNIFLLRQFFKTIPKDLDEAAYIDGANAFQIYYKILLPAIKPALITVGLMSITFHWNDYMSPLIYLNSDENFTLAIGLQFFQNSFGSSQIQMLMAVSLITVIPVLILFFIGQKYFIQGITMTGIKG, from the coding sequence ATGGAGGCTTATTATAAAAGTAAAAGAACCAGCGATCGAATCAGAGTCAGCTTGAGTTATATAATACTGACAATTGTTGCAGTCGTTTTTATCTTTCCGTTTATATGGATGCTTTCCACCGCCTTTAAAATCCCCTCGGAAGCCTATACGCTGCCTCCCAAAATCATCCCGGGAACTTTTACGTGGGATAATTTCATTCAGGGTTGGCAGTATGCGGATTTCACACGGTATACATGGAATACCTTAATCGTAACGGGACTGGCAACGTTTGGAACGGTTCTTTCCGCTTCATTTGTAGCCTTTGGCTTTGCACGCTTCAAATCCAGATACAGCGGGTTGTTATTTACCGTCGTGCTTGCTACCATGATGCTCCCCAGTCAGGTGACTCTCATTCCTACGTATCTGTTGTTCACCAAACTTGGCTGGCTTGATACGTTGATGCCTCTGATCATTCCCTCCTTTTTTGGGGGAGGAGCATTTAACATTTTCCTTCTCAGACAATTCTTCAAAACCATTCCGAAAGATCTGGATGAAGCCGCCTATATTGACGGTGCAAATGCCTTCCAGATTTATTACAAAATACTGCTGCCAGCCATCAAACCGGCTTTGATTACGGTTGGTCTCATGTCAATTACCTTTCACTGGAATGACTACATGTCTCCGTTAATTTATTTGAATAGCGATGAGAATTTTACATTGGCTATCGGTTTGCAGTTCTTTCAGAATTCTTTTGGCTCTTCCCAAATACAGATGCTGATGGCGGTTTCCTTGATTACAGTGATCCCCGTGCTGATTCTCTTCTTCATCGGACAAAAGTATTTTATTCAGGGGATTACGATGACGGGAATCAAGGGTTGA
- a CDS encoding fumarylacetoacetate hydrolase family protein codes for MRIIRFLDGQQKWLAAVTDDEKAYRLPQADFMTLIYQAREQGISPVQLIESALKPLNELTDDWTSLHLTTPLEAPEVWAAGVTYQRSREARNYEATDGKLDVKTFYDKVYDAERPEIFFKSTAARTVGPHEAVTLRSDSNWQIPEPELGLVLAADGSIVGYIVGNDMSCRDIEGENPLYLPQAKMWRNSCSIGPAIRLAETVQNPYAFSIVCQIYREGEVVVKSEASTSELNRKLDELVSFLARDNDLFDGTVLLTGTSIVPPNDFTLEPGDRIEISISDIGTLINPVISN; via the coding sequence ATGAGAATTATTCGATTTCTGGATGGACAACAGAAGTGGCTGGCAGCCGTTACGGATGATGAAAAAGCGTATCGTTTGCCGCAAGCCGATTTTATGACTTTGATCTATCAAGCAAGAGAGCAGGGAATTTCTCCAGTCCAACTTATTGAAAGCGCTCTTAAGCCGTTGAACGAGCTGACTGACGATTGGACTTCCCTGCATCTAACCACTCCATTGGAAGCTCCGGAAGTATGGGCGGCGGGTGTAACATATCAGCGCAGCCGCGAAGCGCGAAATTATGAAGCCACGGATGGCAAGCTGGATGTGAAGACTTTTTACGATAAGGTTTATGATGCAGAAAGACCGGAGATCTTTTTTAAATCCACAGCTGCCCGCACCGTTGGACCGCATGAGGCAGTCACGCTTCGCAGCGATTCCAATTGGCAGATCCCGGAGCCTGAGCTTGGATTGGTGCTTGCCGCGGATGGCAGCATTGTGGGATACATCGTTGGCAATGACATGAGCTGCCGTGATATCGAAGGGGAAAACCCGCTGTATCTGCCACAAGCAAAAATGTGGCGCAATTCCTGCTCCATAGGTCCGGCCATTCGACTAGCGGAAACGGTGCAGAATCCGTATGCGTTCAGCATCGTCTGCCAGATCTATCGCGAAGGGGAAGTGGTTGTCAAGAGTGAGGCGAGCACGAGTGAATTAAACCGAAAGCTGGATGAGCTGGTTTCCTTTCTGGCTAGGGATAACGATTTGTTTGACGGTACGGTGCTTTTGACAGGCACAAGCATCGTACCACCCAATGATTTTACACTTGAACCTGGGGACCGTATTGAAATATCTATTAGCGATATCGGGACACTCATCAATCCAGTCATTTCAAACTAG
- a CDS encoding family 43 glycosylhydrolase yields MKKQGLNPYLPSWEYVPDSEPYVFDGRVYVYGSHDRFNGHVFCLNDYVCWSAPVNDLGNWRNEGVIYRKTDDPLNPDASMCLYAPDVTVGPDGRYYLYYVLDKVPVVSVAVCDTPAGQYEFYGYVKYADGTRLGERDGDEPQFDPGVLTEGEHTYLYTGFCAPGDQSRHGAMVTVLGPDMLTIVDEPAFVAPSQPYSKGSGFEGHEFFEAPSIRKRGDIYYLVYSSIVMHELCYATSTFPNKGFEYQGVIVSNCDLHIDAYKPADKPMYYGGNNHGSVVEINGDWYIFYHRHTNGDAFNRQGCVEKISFEEDGSIPQVEMTSLGLNGGPLEGKGEYSAYLACNLFTKDDQLYTGGFGQGAWLDSRFPKITQDGRDGDEETGYIANMVESATAGFKYFDCNGIRQVRIKVRGYCNGVFEVKTAWDGPVLGVIPVHFTNDWKKYTAEITVPDGRQALYFTYRGAGGASLASFTLE; encoded by the coding sequence ATGAAGAAACAGGGGTTAAATCCATACCTTCCATCCTGGGAGTACGTTCCTGATAGTGAGCCTTATGTATTTGACGGCAGAGTTTATGTGTATGGTTCGCATGATCGATTTAACGGACATGTCTTTTGCTTGAATGACTATGTATGCTGGTCGGCCCCAGTGAATGACCTGGGGAATTGGCGAAATGAAGGTGTGATCTACCGAAAAACAGATGATCCGCTGAATCCGGATGCCAGTATGTGCCTCTATGCGCCAGATGTTACGGTAGGTCCTGATGGACGGTATTATCTGTATTATGTGCTGGATAAAGTGCCGGTTGTTTCTGTGGCTGTATGCGATACACCTGCCGGCCAATATGAATTCTACGGTTACGTGAAATATGCCGATGGCACTCGACTGGGAGAAAGAGACGGGGACGAGCCACAATTCGATCCCGGCGTGTTGACTGAAGGGGAGCATACATACCTGTATACCGGCTTCTGTGCGCCCGGGGATCAATCGAGACATGGCGCGATGGTGACGGTGCTTGGTCCGGACATGCTGACGATTGTGGATGAACCCGCATTCGTAGCTCCTAGCCAACCATACAGCAAGGGCAGCGGATTTGAAGGACATGAATTTTTTGAAGCACCTTCCATCCGGAAGAGAGGGGACATCTACTACTTGGTTTATTCCTCTATCGTCATGCATGAATTATGCTATGCTACCAGTACATTTCCAAACAAAGGGTTTGAATATCAGGGCGTTATCGTAAGCAACTGCGATCTTCATATCGACGCCTATAAACCAGCTGACAAGCCGATGTATTATGGCGGGAATAACCATGGCAGCGTTGTGGAGATAAACGGGGACTGGTACATTTTCTATCACCGCCACACCAATGGGGACGCATTTAACCGTCAGGGCTGCGTTGAAAAGATCTCTTTTGAGGAGGACGGAAGCATTCCTCAAGTGGAAATGACTTCCCTCGGCTTGAATGGGGGACCTCTTGAAGGAAAAGGGGAGTACTCGGCTTACCTGGCTTGCAATCTTTTTACGAAAGATGATCAACTGTATACAGGTGGCTTCGGACAGGGAGCGTGGCTGGACAGCCGCTTTCCGAAGATTACTCAGGATGGAAGAGACGGCGATGAAGAGACCGGATATATTGCCAACATGGTTGAATCCGCAACGGCAGGGTTTAAATATTTCGATTGTAACGGAATTCGCCAGGTTAGGATCAAGGTGCGCGGATATTGTAATGGAGTCTTCGAGGTCAAAACGGCCTGGGACGGTCCTGTTCTGGGAGTGATTCCGGTACATTTTACAAATGATTGGAAAAAATACACAGCCGAGATTACCGTTCCGGACGGTAGACAGGCTTTGTATTTTACTTACAGGGGAGCCGGAGGCGCGAGTTTGGCCTCCTTTACATTAGAATAA
- a CDS encoding carbohydrate ABC transporter permease gives MKARNISIEKREEKSFFLFISPWLLGFLIFTLYPMVYSIILVFTNMDMTGSGQFIGLDNIVRAFTQDPLFYRSLLNTLYFVLVSVPASLLLSFLIALLLNQKIKGVGFFRTSFYIPYITSGVAVTLLWGWIFNAQYGLVNYFLSLFGITGPNWLSDTKWAMPAIIIMGVWTIGNSIIITLAGLQDIPEALYESAEMDGASSLVKITRITLPLITPTLYFNLIMGIIGGFQIFMQPFILTEGGPSYSTYTYMMHIYNSGFKYNEMGYASTLAWLLFLVIMLITLIVNRTSRHWVYYDN, from the coding sequence ATGAAGGCTCGAAACATTAGCATTGAAAAAAGGGAGGAAAAATCATTTTTCCTCTTTATCTCGCCATGGCTTTTGGGCTTTTTAATATTCACTTTATATCCCATGGTTTATTCCATCATTCTGGTTTTCACAAATATGGATATGACCGGCTCAGGTCAATTTATTGGCTTAGATAATATCGTCAGAGCCTTTACACAGGACCCACTATTTTACCGTTCGTTGCTGAATACGCTATATTTTGTGTTGGTTTCCGTTCCGGCCAGCTTGCTCTTGTCCTTTCTGATTGCTCTTCTGCTTAATCAAAAAATTAAGGGGGTTGGTTTTTTTCGAACCAGCTTTTATATCCCTTATATCACATCCGGCGTTGCGGTTACCTTGCTTTGGGGGTGGATTTTTAATGCTCAATACGGACTCGTTAACTATTTCCTTTCTCTATTCGGCATTACAGGACCGAACTGGTTAAGCGATACCAAATGGGCGATGCCGGCAATTATTATTATGGGGGTCTGGACCATCGGGAATTCCATTATCATTACACTTGCGGGGCTGCAGGATATTCCGGAAGCCCTATATGAGAGTGCTGAAATGGATGGAGCGAGCAGTTTAGTGAAAATTACGCGGATTACTCTGCCTCTGATAACGCCTACGCTTTATTTTAATCTGATCATGGGGATTATCGGTGGTTTTCAAATCTTTATGCAACCTTTCATCCTGACCGAAGGCGGCCCAAGTTACTCCACCTATACTTACATGATGCATATTTATAACAGCGGATTTAAATATAACGAGATGGGTTACGCCTCAACTTTGGCCTGGTTATTATTCTTAGTTATTATGCTCATCACTCTAATCGTAAACCGGACCTCCAGACACTGGGTTTATTACGATAACTAA
- a CDS encoding CotH kinase family protein, producing the protein MNSLLRKVAVTALSVTMVTSSSFVLLGSPNAAFAAEDTTTSTGVTQAYESLFQTDNIIDVNVTIDDADWKSMLESPLDKDYKKVSVEVDGNKLDNVGFSTKGNLTLKSVASMQDSDRYSFRLKFDKYDKTQTLLGLDKMVLNNNYADPSYMREVLHYEALRSIGMDVPMTNYVNLYINGELVGFYTGVEAVDDSYLERNYGEDYEDGVLYDTEEKSYLQYSEGSDYSTITEDLGTDENKTKLKNFIKTLNDMPEGEKGDIESVLDVDSALKYIAGNMVFGNYDSYSGDKGHNYMLYGDADGKFTVVPWDFNMSFNGYAGGGGRGTTTTGSTMTNTNATNVSVDEPVLGISMENVPMINNLLAVPEYKEKYLSYVNELTDYLEDIQDRITDLADIIRPYVEADPTKFYTAEQFESNIAYSANADAAGGMGGMGGTPPEGFEGMTPPEGMEGMTPPEGFEGMTPPDGTTPPDGTTGTGTTASTGNTQTRPGGNFGGGMGSMAAGSLTTFALNRLANLQEQLGREVTPLPETSEDTGTDTGTGTTDKAITVTLDGQAITFPDQDPLEQNGRVMVPVNAILEALGAEVTWDKTAKTVTAVLNDQTLVLQIGSSTATVNSETLEIDAPAIIKNSRTLVPVRFISEGLGLTVDWDQTAAKVSLTSK; encoded by the coding sequence TTGAATAGTTTACTACGTAAAGTTGCAGTAACGGCCTTGTCCGTGACGATGGTAACATCATCTTCTTTTGTTTTGCTAGGAAGCCCGAACGCTGCGTTTGCCGCTGAGGATACAACTACCAGCACAGGTGTCACTCAAGCCTATGAATCGTTGTTCCAAACGGACAACATCATTGATGTGAATGTTACGATTGATGATGCAGACTGGAAGAGCATGCTCGAAAGCCCGCTGGATAAGGATTATAAGAAGGTAAGTGTGGAAGTGGACGGCAACAAGCTGGATAACGTTGGTTTCTCCACCAAGGGTAATCTGACGTTGAAATCCGTAGCCTCGATGCAAGATTCCGACCGTTACAGCTTCAGACTGAAGTTCGATAAATACGACAAAACACAAACCCTGCTTGGTCTGGATAAAATGGTCCTGAACAACAACTACGCCGATCCATCGTACATGCGTGAAGTTCTTCATTATGAAGCGCTGCGCAGCATTGGCATGGATGTACCGATGACGAACTACGTTAATCTGTATATCAACGGCGAACTGGTTGGTTTCTATACCGGGGTCGAAGCAGTAGATGACAGCTACCTGGAACGCAATTACGGCGAAGATTATGAGGACGGTGTCCTCTACGATACGGAGGAGAAGAGTTATCTGCAGTATTCAGAAGGCAGTGACTACAGCACCATCACCGAAGATTTGGGTACGGACGAGAATAAAACCAAGCTCAAAAACTTCATCAAAACGCTGAACGACATGCCTGAAGGTGAAAAAGGCGATATCGAGAGTGTGCTGGACGTGGATTCGGCACTGAAATATATCGCGGGCAACATGGTCTTTGGCAACTATGATAGCTATAGCGGTGACAAAGGGCATAACTACATGCTCTACGGCGACGCAGATGGCAAATTCACCGTTGTCCCTTGGGACTTTAACATGTCTTTTAATGGATACGCCGGTGGAGGCGGACGTGGAACAACAACAACTGGATCAACGATGACCAACACCAACGCAACGAACGTATCTGTGGACGAGCCAGTACTGGGCATTAGCATGGAAAATGTACCGATGATCAACAACCTGCTGGCTGTGCCTGAGTATAAGGAAAAATACTTGAGCTACGTCAATGAGTTAACGGACTATCTGGAAGACATTCAGGACCGTATCACAGATCTGGCTGACATCATTCGTCCATATGTAGAAGCAGATCCAACGAAGTTCTACACAGCAGAGCAGTTTGAATCCAACATCGCATATTCAGCCAACGCTGATGCAGCAGGCGGTATGGGTGGCATGGGTGGTACACCACCAGAAGGATTCGAAGGTATGACACCGCCAGAGGGCATGGAAGGTATGACGCCTCCGGAAGGTTTTGAAGGCATGACACCTCCCGATGGTACGACACCGCCGGATGGCACAACAGGAACGGGAACAACAGCCAGCACAGGCAATACCCAGACACGTCCTGGCGGTAACTTTGGCGGAGGTATGGGCTCCATGGCAGCGGGATCGCTGACGACGTTTGCCCTGAACCGACTTGCCAATCTGCAAGAGCAGCTTGGACGTGAAGTAACACCTCTGCCTGAGACTTCGGAAGATACAGGTACGGATACCGGAACAGGAACAACAGACAAAGCGATTACGGTAACCCTGGATGGCCAAGCGATTACGTTCCCGGATCAGGACCCGTTAGAGCAAAACGGACGAGTTATGGTACCTGTGAACGCCATCCTTGAAGCTTTGGGTGCAGAAGTAACGTGGGACAAAACAGCGAAAACGGTAACAGCCGTTCTGAATGACCAGACGCTTGTGCTCCAGATCGGAAGCAGCACGGCAACGGTGAATAGTGAAACGCTCGAAATTGATGCACCAGCCATTATCAAGAACAGTCGCACACTTGTACCGGTACGCTTCATCTCTGAAGGACTGGGACTGACCGTGGATTGGGATCAAACGGCTGCAAAAGTAAGTCTTACATCTAAATAA
- a CDS encoding AraC family transcriptional regulator, protein MTKLSEAVYLGRLPDVRMSFQLLGLHARKVDSNWTYPSHEHSMYEIHWMMDGQMNMVVNGQSYSQSVGDLLFIRPGMTHSCTGAGPQGFTYFSVHFSIHDTSFCRELNRYKDIYYPADSDLAIGLSSSLSTLYDLATEHLLSSLSSSKQMKVHAAVFELLGSLVGQLSQKASVTLSRKETIAHQIAEHIEDSVRYIHLHGEIQESERTWIQDIAKSLNISPSQVNRIFRQIYGIAPRKFLSETLLNEAQRLLKQTDLNIDHIAMMLGYKTNAHFSRQFKRWTGIAPSEFRSHSQQATAADHPDD, encoded by the coding sequence GTGACCAAGCTTTCAGAAGCCGTGTATTTAGGTCGTCTGCCCGATGTTCGCATGTCTTTTCAATTATTGGGGCTGCATGCACGAAAAGTAGATTCCAACTGGACTTATCCGTCCCACGAGCATTCGATGTATGAAATCCACTGGATGATGGATGGCCAGATGAACATGGTCGTTAACGGGCAGTCATACAGCCAGTCTGTTGGCGACCTTCTGTTTATCCGTCCTGGTATGACCCATTCCTGCACCGGTGCCGGACCGCAGGGGTTCACTTATTTTTCCGTACATTTCAGCATACACGATACTTCTTTTTGCAGAGAACTCAACCGCTATAAAGACATCTATTATCCGGCAGATTCCGATCTGGCTATTGGTCTGTCCTCTTCCCTGTCTACACTCTATGATCTGGCCACAGAGCATTTGTTGAGCTCGCTGTCTTCCTCCAAACAAATGAAGGTTCATGCCGCCGTATTTGAACTGCTTGGCTCCCTGGTCGGCCAGTTATCTCAAAAAGCATCTGTTACTTTATCCCGAAAAGAAACCATCGCCCATCAAATTGCCGAGCACATTGAGGATTCCGTAAGATATATCCATCTTCATGGGGAAATTCAGGAGAGCGAGCGAACCTGGATTCAAGACATCGCCAAGTCACTGAACATTAGCCCATCCCAGGTCAATCGCATCTTTCGGCAGATCTACGGCATTGCCCCGCGCAAATTTTTATCCGAAACCCTGTTGAACGAAGCCCAGCGGCTGTTAAAGCAAACAGACCTGAACATTGACCATATTGCGATGATGCTGGGGTATAAAACCAATGCGCATTTCAGCCGTCAGTTCAAGCGGTGGACAGGCATCGCGCCAAGTGAATTTCGCAGCCATTCCCAGCAGGCAACGGCAGCCGATCATCCTGATGATTGA